A stretch of the Halomarina ordinaria genome encodes the following:
- a CDS encoding GNAT family N-acetyltransferase encodes MPSLEGIELIGGGEQTTVETRAVRCPDCGEPTFTAMAGQVTCDSCETTFSGDSHIEAPCRAIICDSCDDPLPLGQDYRFEIAQWDAYLCDDCMKLVAVDTDSGIQQPAILLETEWVLNGESPEVAGNRVSDTVWAKRVETRREQAAVDLLNHEIRRDESGWRAYNADTMSAHLCFDADLCLGYIMWHWEGDTPELGQLFILPTAQRQGIGSGFVEAWREDVVPADQLYTVNNPNENMLRLLRGIGTLELRADQIEFTECRITGQKRDIPEEWQNRGP; translated from the coding sequence GTGCCTTCACTTGAAGGAATAGAGCTGATTGGTGGTGGTGAGCAGACGACTGTGGAGACACGTGCTGTTAGGTGTCCGGACTGTGGTGAGCCGACGTTCACCGCGATGGCAGGTCAAGTGACGTGTGATTCATGTGAGACTACATTCTCGGGTGACTCCCACATAGAAGCGCCGTGTCGGGCAATCATCTGTGATTCCTGTGATGACCCGCTCCCACTCGGACAGGACTATCGATTTGAGATAGCCCAGTGGGATGCTTATCTCTGCGACGATTGCATGAAGCTTGTCGCAGTCGATACTGACAGCGGGATTCAACAGCCCGCTATCTTGCTTGAAACTGAATGGGTACTAAACGGTGAATCGCCGGAGGTAGCTGGTAATCGAGTCAGCGACACGGTCTGGGCGAAACGAGTTGAGACGAGGAGAGAGCAAGCAGCCGTTGACCTGCTCAATCACGAGATACGACGCGACGAGTCGGGCTGGCGCGCATACAACGCGGATACGATGTCGGCTCATCTCTGCTTTGATGCTGATCTCTGTCTCGGGTACATCATGTGGCATTGGGAGGGCGATACCCCCGAACTCGGCCAACTGTTCATTCTACCAACGGCACAGAGGCAAGGAATCGGATCGGGATTCGTAGAAGCGTGGCGTGAGGACGTAGTACCAGCGGACCAGCTGTACACGGTTAACAACCCGAACGAGAACATGCTTCGGCTGCTCCGTGGAATTGGAACACTTGAGCTCCGTGCTGATCAGATAGAGTTCACTGAGTGTCGTATTACGGGCCAAAAGCGCGATATCCCTGAAGAATGGCAGAATCGCGGGCCGTAA